A stretch of the Oceanicola sp. D3 genome encodes the following:
- a CDS encoding ATP-binding cassette domain-containing protein yields MDNGLTLDKLEVMLGDTCLLGLTAHIAPGEVLTLMGPSGVGKSALLAALTGTLSPPLSAAGTARLDGADITTLPPERRRLGILFQESLLFPHLSVAGNLAFALPPGPRTARRAAIEEALGDVGLPGFGPRDPATLSGGEQARVALMRTLLAEPGALLLDEPFSRLDAARRAEVRGLVFDRARARGLPVLMVTHDEEDAHAAGGQVVEAVPGRIVGG; encoded by the coding sequence GTGGATAATGGCCTGACGCTCGACAAGCTGGAGGTGATGCTGGGCGACACCTGCCTGCTCGGCCTCACCGCCCACATCGCACCGGGCGAGGTGCTCACCCTCATGGGGCCCTCCGGCGTGGGCAAATCCGCCCTGCTCGCCGCCCTCACCGGCACCCTGAGCCCACCGCTCAGCGCCGCTGGCACGGCCAGGCTCGACGGCGCGGATATCACAACCCTGCCACCCGAGCGCCGCCGCCTCGGCATCCTGTTTCAGGAAAGCCTGCTGTTTCCGCACCTCTCCGTCGCCGGAAACCTCGCCTTCGCCCTGCCCCCCGGCCCCCGCACGGCCCGCCGCGCTGCGATTGAAGAGGCGCTGGGCGATGTCGGCCTGCCCGGCTTCGGCCCCCGGGATCCGGCCACGCTCTCAGGCGGCGAGCAGGCCCGCGTGGCGCTGATGCGCACCCTGCTGGCCGAGCCCGGGGCCCTGCTGCTGGATGAGCCCTTCTCCCGCCTCGATGCCGCCCGCCGCGCCGAGGTGCGCGGGCTGGTCTTTGACAGGGCCCGGGCGCGCGGCCTGCCGGTGCTGATGGTGACCCATGACGAGGAAGACGCCCACGCCGCTGGCGGCCAGGTGGTGGAAGCCGTGCCGGGGCGGATCGTAGGCGGCTAG
- a CDS encoding ABC-F family ATP-binding cassette domain-containing protein has translation MARAPLLQLSDISLTFGGNPVFEGVGLTVQPGDRVALVGRNGSGKSTLMKVMAGLVEADAGEVVASPGVRVGYMEQEPTMEGFATLGEFAVSGLDPGEAWRVEAVAEGLKFGLDTAVEAASGGERRRAALAKLLAEAPELMLLDEPTNHLDIEAIAWLERELSSTRAGYVLISHDRAFLTALTRATLWIDRGVVRRQEQGFASFEAWRDKLWEEEDTARHKLDRKIKSEARWAVEGISARRKRNMGRVRALQELRAERAGQIRRKGVAALELEEGNKSGKVVLEAQGIAKRYGEKLILRPFDIKLTRGERVAFVGPNGAGKTTLINMLIGKTAPDEGRIKMGHGVEMAVFDQSRAALDPEASLWENLAGDPAMRVSGQADQVMVRGQPKHVVGYLKEFLFDEAQARAPVRSLSGGEKARLLLARLMARESNLMVLDEPTNDLDIETLDLLQEVLGDYPGTVLLVSHDRDFIDRVATRSVVLEGEGRATTYAGGWSDLVAQGGGTWQRSTGPARQATRVAEKPAPEKPRANGLSFTEKHRLEALPAEIERLEAEIAKLTELMSDPELFTREPVKFKKATEALAERQAKLSAAEDEWLALEEKASV, from the coding sequence ATGGCCCGCGCCCCGCTTCTGCAACTCTCCGACATCTCGCTCACCTTCGGCGGAAACCCCGTTTTTGAAGGCGTGGGCCTGACCGTGCAGCCCGGCGACCGGGTGGCGCTGGTGGGCCGCAATGGCTCGGGCAAATCGACCTTGATGAAGGTAATGGCCGGCCTCGTGGAGGCCGATGCGGGCGAGGTGGTGGCCAGCCCCGGCGTGCGGGTGGGCTACATGGAGCAGGAGCCCACGATGGAGGGCTTTGCCACGCTTGGCGAATTCGCTGTGAGCGGGCTGGACCCGGGCGAGGCCTGGCGCGTGGAAGCGGTGGCCGAGGGGCTTAAGTTTGGCCTCGATACGGCGGTTGAAGCGGCCTCGGGCGGTGAGCGGCGTCGGGCCGCGCTGGCCAAGCTGCTGGCGGAAGCGCCGGAGCTGATGCTGCTGGACGAGCCCACCAACCATCTGGATATCGAGGCGATTGCGTGGCTGGAGCGGGAGCTGAGCAGCACCCGTGCGGGCTATGTGCTGATCTCCCACGACCGTGCCTTTCTGACCGCGCTCACCCGCGCCACGCTTTGGATCGACCGGGGTGTGGTGCGGCGGCAGGAGCAGGGGTTTGCCAGCTTCGAGGCGTGGCGCGACAAGCTCTGGGAAGAGGAAGACACCGCCCGGCACAAGCTGGACCGGAAGATCAAATCAGAGGCGCGATGGGCGGTGGAAGGCATCTCCGCGCGGCGCAAGCGCAACATGGGCCGGGTGCGCGCCCTGCAGGAGCTGCGGGCCGAGCGGGCCGGGCAGATCCGCCGCAAGGGCGTGGCCGCGCTGGAGTTGGAAGAGGGTAACAAGAGCGGCAAGGTGGTGCTGGAAGCGCAAGGGATTGCAAAGCGTTACGGCGAGAAGCTGATCTTGCGGCCCTTCGACATCAAGCTCACCCGTGGCGAGCGCGTGGCCTTCGTTGGCCCCAATGGCGCGGGCAAGACGACGTTGATCAACATGCTGATCGGCAAGACCGCCCCCGATGAGGGGCGTATCAAGATGGGCCATGGCGTTGAGATGGCGGTGTTTGACCAGTCTCGCGCCGCGCTCGACCCCGAGGCCAGCCTTTGGGAGAACCTCGCGGGTGATCCGGCGATGCGGGTGAGCGGGCAGGCCGATCAGGTGATGGTGCGGGGCCAGCCCAAGCATGTGGTGGGTTATCTCAAGGAATTCCTGTTTGACGAGGCGCAGGCCCGCGCCCCGGTGCGCTCGCTGTCGGGTGGCGAGAAGGCGCGGTTGCTGCTTGCTCGGTTGATGGCGCGGGAGAGCAACCTGATGGTGCTCGACGAGCCGACTAACGATCTGGATATCGAAACGCTTGACCTGCTGCAGGAGGTGCTGGGCGACTACCCCGGCACGGTGCTGCTGGTGAGCCACGACCGGGACTTCATCGACCGTGTCGCCACCCGCTCGGTGGTGCTGGAGGGCGAGGGCCGCGCCACCACCTACGCAGGGGGCTGGAGCGATCTTGTGGCGCAGGGCGGTGGCACGTGGCAGCGCTCGACAGGCCCGGCCCGGCAGGCCACCCGCGTGGCCGAAAAGCCCGCCCCGGAAAAGCCGCGCGCCAATGGGCTCAGTTTTACCGAGAAGCACCGGTTGGAGGCGCTGCCCGCCGAGATCGAGCGGCTGGAAGCCGAGATTGCCAAGCTGACAGAGCTGATGAGCGACCCGGAACTCTTCACCCGCGAGCCGGTGAAGTTCAAGAAGGCGACCGAGGCGCTTGCCGAACGGCAGGCAAAGCTCTCCGCCGCCGAAGACGAATGGCTCGCGCTGGAGGAAAAGGCCTCGGTCTGA
- the scpB gene encoding SMC-Scp complex subunit ScpB: MGEQERMVEAILFASAEPVTVAELNARMPHGAEAAVALENLAKRYEGRGVELRKVGEAWAMRTAPDLGFLMQKETVETRKLSRAAIETLAIVAYHQPVTRAEIEEIRGVSVSRGTVDQLLELEWIRFGRRRMTPGRPVTYVVTQDFLDHFGLESARDLPGLKELRAAGLLDSRPPPGMVGLGDSDDEAEDEEDQDELFKED; the protein is encoded by the coding sequence ATGGGCGAGCAGGAGCGGATGGTGGAGGCGATCCTCTTTGCCAGCGCCGAGCCCGTGACTGTGGCCGAGCTGAACGCGCGGATGCCTCATGGGGCCGAGGCAGCGGTGGCGCTGGAGAACCTGGCCAAGCGCTATGAGGGCCGGGGTGTGGAATTGCGGAAGGTGGGTGAGGCATGGGCCATGCGCACCGCCCCCGATCTTGGCTTTCTGATGCAGAAGGAAACCGTGGAGACGCGCAAGCTGAGCCGCGCCGCCATCGAAACACTGGCCATCGTGGCCTATCACCAGCCCGTCACCCGCGCCGAGATCGAAGAGATCCGGGGCGTCAGCGTGAGCCGGGGCACGGTGGATCAATTGCTGGAGCTGGAGTGGATCCGCTTTGGCCGACGCCGCATGACACCGGGCCGCCCGGTGACCTATGTGGTGACACAGGATTTTCTGGACCACTTCGGCCTAGAATCTGCCCGCGACCTGCCGGGGCTGAAAGAGCTTCGGGCTGCGGGCCTTCTCGACAGTCGCCCGCCGCCGGGCATGGTCGGGTTGGGAGACAGTGACGACGAGGCGGAAGACGAAGAAGATCAAGACGAACTTTTCAAAGAGGATTGA
- a CDS encoding ScpA family protein has protein sequence MAEDGATGFGDVSDRLAAEALIVDVDGFEGPLDLLLTLGRTQKVDLRKVSILQLAEQYLAFVEKAKELRIELAADYLVMAAWLAFLKSKLLLPPDPSEEGPSGEELAAHLAFQLERLSAMRDVAAKLMGRDQMGRDFFARGVPESVERVRRVTYTATLMDLMKAYARIRTKDEFRPYIMDRENLFTMEQALDRLRGLIGYAGEWTNLMTYLPDGWENDPQRRRSATAATFAASLELVKHGHLTIRQEESFAPIQIKLREAPRG, from the coding sequence ATGGCTGAAGATGGGGCCACGGGCTTTGGCGATGTATCCGACCGGCTGGCCGCCGAGGCGCTGATCGTTGACGTCGATGGCTTTGAAGGCCCGCTTGACCTGCTGCTGACGCTGGGCCGCACCCAGAAGGTGGACCTGCGCAAGGTTTCTATCCTGCAACTGGCCGAGCAATATCTGGCCTTCGTGGAGAAGGCCAAGGAGCTGCGCATCGAGCTGGCCGCCGATTATCTGGTGATGGCCGCGTGGCTGGCCTTCCTGAAATCCAAGTTGTTGCTGCCGCCGGACCCTTCGGAAGAAGGCCCGAGTGGCGAAGAACTGGCCGCGCATCTGGCGTTCCAGCTGGAGCGGCTTTCGGCCATGCGCGACGTGGCCGCCAAGCTGATGGGGCGCGACCAAATGGGCCGCGATTTCTTTGCCCGGGGCGTTCCCGAGAGCGTGGAGCGGGTGCGGCGTGTGACCTATACCGCCACGCTGATGGACCTGATGAAGGCCTATGCGCGAATTCGGACGAAAGACGAATTTCGCCCCTACATCATGGACCGGGAAAACCTGTTTACGATGGAGCAGGCGCTGGACCGGCTGCGCGGCCTGATCGGCTATGCGGGCGAGTGGACCAACCTGATGACCTACCTGCCGGATGGCTGGGAGAATGACCCGCAGCGCCGCCGCAGCGCCACGGCGGCCACCTTTGCTGCCTCTCTGGAGTTGGTGAAGCACGGGCACCTGACGATCCGGCAGGAAGAGAGCTTTGCGCCGATCCAGATCAAGCTGAGGGAGGCGCCGCGTGGTTGA
- a CDS encoding glycoside hydrolase family 3 N-terminal domain-containing protein produces MSRPARLSPFIFGCDGLEVTPDEAALFGDVQPFGFILFKRNIAHPEQVKALTAGLREAVGWQAPIFIDQEGGRVDRMGAPHWREWLPPLDEVARVGPDRAARAMELRYRLIADDLRAVGIDGNCAPMGDIAHATTHPVLRNRCYGESLETVVKSARAVADGLLAGGVLPVLKHIPGHGRATMDSHLELPRVSASAEELRVTDFAAFEALNDLPLGMSAHIVYEALSERAATVDPVMIELIREEIGFKGLLMTDDLSMEALEGTLPQRAEAALAAGCDVVLYCKGVFSELTALAGIVEDMNETSLSRVDAALEARRTPDSIERSAVEAEYEAVLKGQAADG; encoded by the coding sequence GTGAGCCGACCTGCGCGGCTTTCGCCCTTTATCTTCGGCTGCGATGGGCTTGAGGTGACGCCAGATGAGGCGGCGCTGTTTGGCGATGTGCAGCCCTTCGGATTTATCTTGTTCAAGCGCAACATCGCGCATCCCGAGCAGGTGAAGGCCCTGACGGCGGGCCTGCGCGAGGCGGTGGGCTGGCAGGCGCCGATCTTCATAGATCAGGAGGGCGGCCGGGTGGACCGGATGGGCGCGCCCCATTGGCGTGAATGGCTGCCGCCGCTGGATGAGGTTGCGCGTGTGGGCCCTGATCGGGCGGCGCGGGCGATGGAGCTGCGTTACAGGCTCATTGCCGACGACCTGCGTGCCGTGGGGATTGATGGCAACTGCGCGCCGATGGGCGATATTGCCCATGCCACAACCCACCCGGTGCTGCGCAATCGCTGCTACGGGGAAAGCCTTGAAACGGTTGTGAAATCCGCCCGCGCCGTGGCCGATGGCCTGCTGGCGGGCGGGGTGCTGCCGGTGCTCAAGCATATCCCCGGCCACGGCCGCGCGACGATGGACAGCCATCTTGAGCTGCCCCGCGTTTCCGCCTCCGCCGAAGAGTTGCGCGTCACCGATTTTGCCGCCTTTGAGGCGTTGAACGACCTGCCGCTCGGAATGAGTGCCCATATCGTCTATGAGGCGCTTTCGGAGCGGGCGGCTACGGTGGACCCGGTGATGATTGAGCTGATCCGCGAGGAGATTGGCTTCAAGGGTCTGCTGATGACCGATGATCTCAGCATGGAGGCGCTGGAGGGCACGCTGCCGCAGCGGGCCGAGGCGGCGCTGGCGGCGGGCTGTGACGTGGTGCTCTATTGCAAGGGCGTGTTCAGCGAGCTTACGGCGCTGGCCGGGATTGTCGAAGATATGAACGAAACAAGCCTTTCGCGGGTGGATGCCGCCTTGGAAGCCCGCCGCACGCCTGATAGCATCGAGCGCAGTGCAGTAGAGGCCGAGTATGAGGCCGTGTTGAAAGGGCAGGCGGCAGATGGCTGA
- a CDS encoding SPOR domain-containing protein codes for MNQVVWEPEGPAQQAHEHYQDEIDAGPGRGAAAAKAVNVAGAAMSLALIVGLAVWGYRIVVRDVTGVPVVAAIDGPMRIAPEDPGGEVADHTGLAVNDVAAEGEAAELPEEITLAPGPATLSEEDLPLAAMVQREVEAAEVAVEEATPASEAEDGDLVEPEIAVAASLPDDVDPNDPVAVALALAGQVSEGAEPLAATAPEAEPEVVDPEKAKLAKLPGVKRSLRPRLRPAGLKAPAPGAAEPKASSTTVVPESAEVARADIVPAGTRLVQLGAFESPEEAARLWARLAGQFDSLMVEKSRLIMEAESGGQTFYRLRAQGFADLSDARRFCAALVAEKAECIPVVAR; via the coding sequence ATGAATCAGGTCGTGTGGGAGCCGGAAGGCCCTGCACAGCAGGCCCATGAGCACTATCAGGACGAGATTGACGCCGGGCCCGGACGGGGCGCGGCAGCCGCGAAGGCGGTGAACGTGGCGGGCGCGGCGATGAGCCTTGCGCTGATCGTCGGGTTGGCTGTTTGGGGCTATCGGATCGTGGTGCGTGACGTCACCGGTGTGCCGGTTGTGGCGGCGATCGACGGGCCGATGCGGATTGCGCCGGAAGATCCGGGCGGCGAGGTGGCTGACCACACCGGTCTTGCGGTGAACGATGTGGCCGCAGAGGGCGAGGCAGCAGAGCTGCCCGAAGAGATCACCTTGGCCCCCGGCCCGGCGACGCTCAGCGAGGAAGACCTGCCGCTGGCCGCGATGGTGCAGCGCGAGGTAGAGGCCGCCGAGGTTGCCGTAGAAGAGGCAACCCCCGCCAGCGAGGCCGAGGATGGCGACTTGGTGGAGCCCGAGATTGCGGTGGCTGCCAGCCTGCCTGATGACGTGGACCCCAACGACCCTGTTGCCGTTGCACTGGCGCTGGCCGGGCAGGTGAGCGAGGGCGCAGAGCCGCTTGCAGCCACCGCGCCAGAGGCCGAGCCCGAGGTCGTTGATCCGGAAAAGGCCAAGCTGGCCAAGCTGCCCGGCGTGAAACGCTCGCTGCGTCCGCGCCTGCGCCCGGCGGGCCTGAAGGCCCCCGCGCCGGGTGCGGCGGAGCCGAAGGCCAGCAGCACCACGGTTGTGCCCGAGAGCGCCGAGGTGGCCCGCGCCGATATCGTGCCCGCTGGCACGCGGCTGGTGCAGCTTGGGGCCTTCGAGAGCCCCGAGGAAGCCGCGCGGCTTTGGGCGCGGCTTGCAGGGCAGTTTGACAGCCTGATGGTGGAGAAGAGCCGCCTGATCATGGAGGCCGAGAGCGGCGGGCAGACCTTCTATCGTTTGCGGGCACAGGGCTTTGCCGACCTCAGCGATGCTCGCCGGTTCTGTGCGGCACTGGTGGCTGAGAAGGCCGAGTGCATTCCGGTGGTCGCTCGATGA
- the argS gene encoding arginine--tRNA ligase → MNLFADIRALVVAELEAMMAEGALPEGLELANVTVEPPRDAAHGDMATNAAMVLAKPAKANPREIAAKLAERLANDPRVAQAEIAGPGFINLSLAGEVWGGVVKAALADRSSYGRSDLGDGKRVNVEFVSANPTGPMHVGHTRGAVFGDALASLLAYAGYEVTREYYINDGGAQVDVLARSVYLRYLEAHGQEVAFEDGTYPGDYLIPVGKALKDKVGDAFVGKGEQFWLEEVRDFATEAMMGLIREDLKALGVEMDVFFSEKGLYGTGKIEAAIDDLKGKGLIYEGKLKPPKGKLPDDWEAREQTLFRSSEYGDDEDRPVQKADGNWAYFAPDIAYHYDKVQRGFDELIDIFGADHGGYVKRMKAAVAALSENRVPLDVKLIQLVKLFKDGQEFKMSKRAGTFVTLRDVVDEVGADVTRFVMLTRKNDAPLDFDFAKALEQSKDNPVFYVQYAHARVRSVMRKAEAAGWKLDPVTMLDQDLDTLHEAELPVARKLAEWPRLVEIAARGHEPHRIAFYLYELAQAFHALWNRGNDTPELRFFQEGNESASLPKIAMAKAVSVVISSGLGILGVTPAEEMR, encoded by the coding sequence ATGAACCTGTTTGCCGATATTCGTGCGCTGGTGGTGGCCGAGCTTGAGGCCATGATGGCGGAGGGCGCGTTGCCCGAGGGGCTGGAGCTTGCCAATGTGACGGTGGAGCCGCCGCGCGATGCGGCCCATGGCGACATGGCGACCAATGCCGCGATGGTGCTGGCCAAGCCCGCCAAGGCCAACCCGCGCGAGATTGCTGCCAAGCTGGCCGAGCGGCTGGCGAATGATCCGCGCGTGGCGCAGGCGGAGATCGCCGGGCCGGGGTTTATCAACCTTTCGCTTGCGGGTGAGGTTTGGGGCGGTGTGGTGAAGGCTGCGCTGGCCGATCGCTCCTCCTATGGTCGCTCCGATCTGGGCGATGGCAAGCGGGTGAACGTGGAGTTCGTCTCGGCCAACCCGACGGGTCCGATGCATGTGGGGCACACGCGGGGCGCGGTCTTTGGCGATGCGCTGGCGAGCCTGCTGGCCTATGCGGGCTACGAGGTGACGCGGGAATACTACATCAACGATGGCGGCGCGCAGGTGGATGTGCTCGCCCGCTCGGTTTATCTCCGTTACCTCGAAGCACACGGGCAGGAAGTGGCCTTTGAAGATGGCACCTATCCGGGCGATTACCTGATCCCTGTTGGCAAGGCGCTGAAGGACAAGGTCGGCGATGCCTTTGTGGGCAAGGGCGAGCAGTTCTGGCTGGAAGAGGTGCGCGATTTTGCCACCGAGGCGATGATGGGGTTGATCCGCGAAGACCTGAAGGCGCTTGGCGTCGAGATGGATGTGTTTTTCTCCGAGAAGGGTCTTTATGGCACCGGCAAGATCGAGGCCGCGATTGACGACCTGAAGGGCAAGGGCCTGATCTACGAGGGCAAGCTGAAGCCGCCCAAGGGCAAGCTGCCCGACGATTGGGAAGCGCGGGAGCAGACGCTGTTCCGCTCCAGCGAATACGGCGATGATGAGGATCGCCCGGTGCAGAAGGCCGATGGCAACTGGGCATATTTTGCCCCCGACATTGCCTATCACTACGACAAGGTGCAGCGCGGCTTTGACGAGCTGATCGACATCTTCGGCGCCGATCATGGTGGCTACGTCAAGCGGATGAAGGCCGCCGTGGCGGCGCTGAGCGAAAACCGGGTGCCGCTGGACGTGAAGCTGATCCAGCTGGTGAAGCTCTTCAAGGATGGGCAGGAGTTCAAGATGTCGAAGCGGGCGGGCACCTTTGTGACCCTGCGCGACGTGGTGGACGAGGTGGGCGCGGATGTGACCCGCTTTGTGATGCTGACCCGCAAGAACGATGCGCCGCTGGATTTCGACTTTGCCAAGGCTCTGGAGCAGAGCAAGGATAACCCGGTGTTTTACGTGCAATACGCCCATGCCCGCGTGCGTTCGGTGATGCGCAAGGCCGAGGCGGCGGGCTGGAAGCTGGACCCGGTGACCATGCTGGATCAAGACCTCGACACGCTGCACGAGGCCGAGCTGCCGGTGGCGCGCAAGCTGGCCGAATGGCCGCGTCTGGTGGAGATTGCGGCGCGGGGCCACGAGCCGCATCGGATCGCCTTTTATCTCTACGAATTGGCGCAGGCCTTCCACGCGCTGTGGAACCGGGGCAACGACACGCCGGAGCTTCGGTTCTTCCAAGAGGGCAACGAAAGCGCGTCTTTGCCGAAAATCGCCATGGCGAAGGCCGTTTCCGTTGTCATTTCGTCCGGTCTTGGTATCTTGGGTGTAACCCCGGCGGAAGAGATGCGCTGA
- a CDS encoding deoxyguanosinetriphosphate triphosphohydrolase, producing MRAKYACDPEASRGRLFPEEESHFRSPFQRDRDRIIHASAFRRLKHKTQVFVEHEGDHFRTRLTHTLEVAQVGRTIAGTLGLNIELTEAVALAHDLGHTPFGHTGEDALAELMAPHGGFDHNAQAIRIVTSLERHYAEFDGINLTWESLEGIAKHNGPVEGDLPYGLAEYAKLQDLELHTHASAEAQVAALSDDIAYNNHDLMDGLRAGLFTDADLEELALTADSYRQVDQIYPGLEFKRRRYEALRRVFGVMVEDVIAVSQARLEDAQPKSAQEVRELGYPVVDFSDDLKGRITEVREFLFHRMYRAPAVVEMRSKVTKVVEELFPLFMSRPELLPDEWQKDVGEAQGKTALARIVADYIAGMTDRFALQQHEKLLG from the coding sequence ATGCGCGCCAAATACGCATGTGATCCGGAGGCGAGCCGAGGGCGGCTCTTTCCCGAGGAGGAGAGCCATTTTCGCTCTCCGTTTCAGCGCGACCGCGACAGGATCATCCACGCCAGCGCGTTTCGGCGGCTGAAGCACAAGACGCAGGTGTTTGTGGAGCATGAGGGCGATCACTTTCGCACCCGGCTGACGCATACGCTGGAGGTGGCGCAGGTAGGGCGCACGATTGCGGGCACGCTGGGGCTCAACATCGAGCTGACGGAGGCGGTGGCGCTGGCGCATGACCTTGGCCACACGCCCTTTGGCCACACCGGGGAGGACGCGCTCGCCGAGCTGATGGCGCCGCATGGCGGGTTTGACCACAATGCGCAGGCGATCCGCATCGTTACCTCGCTGGAGCGGCATTATGCGGAGTTCGACGGGATCAACCTGACATGGGAGAGCCTTGAGGGCATTGCCAAGCATAACGGGCCGGTGGAGGGCGATCTGCCGTACGGGCTGGCGGAATATGCCAAGTTGCAGGACTTGGAGCTGCACACCCATGCCAGCGCCGAGGCGCAGGTGGCGGCGCTGTCAGATGACATTGCCTATAACAACCACGACCTGATGGATGGGTTGCGCGCGGGGCTGTTCACCGATGCCGACCTTGAAGAACTGGCACTGACGGCGGACAGCTACCGGCAGGTAGACCAGATTTATCCGGGACTTGAGTTCAAGCGGCGGCGCTATGAGGCGCTGCGGCGGGTGTTTGGCGTGATGGTGGAAGATGTGATTGCCGTCAGCCAGGCGCGGTTGGAAGACGCGCAGCCAAAGTCGGCCCAGGAGGTGCGCGAGTTGGGCTATCCGGTGGTGGATTTCTCCGATGACCTGAAGGGGCGGATTACCGAGGTGCGCGAGTTTCTGTTTCACCGGATGTATCGCGCCCCGGCGGTGGTGGAGATGCGCAGCAAGGTGACGAAGGTGGTGGAAGAGCTGTTTCCGCTCTTCATGTCACGACCCGAGTTGCTGCCCGATGAGTGGCAGAAGGATGTGGGGGAGGCGCAAGGCAAGACGGCGCTGGCGCGGATCGTGGCCGATTACATCGCCGGGATGACCGACCGCTTTGCCCTTCAGCAGCATGAAAAGCTGCTGGGGTGA
- a CDS encoding iron-sulfur cluster assembly accessory protein, protein MTLPPKVTPRAYARLAEIDAAPKALRVAVEGGGCSGFQYEITLDEPAADDLVLEEGGQKVVVDEVSLPFLEGATIDFSEELIGARFIIENPNATSSCGCGTSFSM, encoded by the coding sequence CTGACCTTGCCACCCAAAGTCACCCCCCGCGCCTACGCCCGCCTTGCCGAGATCGACGCGGCCCCAAAGGCCCTGCGCGTGGCCGTCGAAGGCGGCGGCTGCTCGGGCTTTCAATATGAGATCACGCTGGATGAACCCGCCGCCGACGACCTCGTGCTTGAGGAGGGCGGCCAGAAAGTTGTGGTCGACGAAGTGTCCCTGCCCTTCCTCGAAGGTGCCACCATCGACTTCTCCGAAGAGCTGATCGGCGCGCGTTTCATCATCGAAAACCCCAACGCCACAAGCTCCTGCGGCTGCGGCACCAGCTTTTCGATGTAA
- the xth gene encoding exodeoxyribonuclease III — protein sequence MKIATFNINGVKARIGGVTDWLTESAPDVALLQEIKSVDENFPREHFEDLGYQVETHGQKGFNGVAILSKLPLEDVTRGLPGDESDEQARWIEATVIGDHTALRLCGLYLPNGNPVEDGNSEKFRYKLAWMDRLIERGRALMADEQPALMAGDYNIIPTPQDAARPEAWVGDALFHPESLAKWRSLNNLGFTEAFRARTRGPGHYSFWDYQRGAWDRNDGIRIDHFLLTPQAADTLRDCWIEKDMRGREKPSDHVPVWVDLDV from the coding sequence ATGAAAATCGCCACCTTCAACATCAACGGCGTAAAAGCCCGCATCGGCGGGGTCACCGATTGGCTGACCGAAAGCGCCCCCGATGTCGCGCTGCTCCAAGAGATCAAATCGGTGGATGAAAATTTCCCCCGCGAGCACTTCGAAGATCTCGGCTATCAGGTCGAAACCCATGGCCAAAAGGGCTTCAACGGCGTTGCGATTCTGTCCAAACTCCCGCTGGAGGATGTCACCCGGGGCCTTCCCGGCGATGAGAGTGACGAGCAGGCCCGCTGGATCGAGGCCACCGTCATCGGCGATCACACCGCCCTGCGCCTCTGCGGCCTCTACCTGCCCAACGGCAACCCGGTGGAAGACGGCAACAGCGAAAAGTTCCGCTACAAGCTGGCGTGGATGGACCGGTTGATCGAGCGCGGCCGCGCCTTGATGGCCGATGAGCAGCCCGCCCTCATGGCCGGCGATTACAACATCATCCCCACCCCGCAAGACGCCGCCCGCCCCGAGGCCTGGGTCGGCGATGCGCTCTTCCACCCCGAAAGCCTCGCCAAGTGGCGCAGCCTGAACAACCTCGGCTTTACCGAAGCCTTCCGCGCCCGCACCCGTGGCCCCGGCCACTACTCCTTCTGGGATTACCAGCGCGGCGCGTGGGACAGGAACGACGGCATCCGCATCGACCATTTCCTGCTCACCCCGCAAGCCGCCGACACCCTCCGCGACTGCTGGATCGAGAAAGACATGCGCGGCCGTGAGAAGCCCTCAGATCACGTGCCTGTCTGGGTGGATCTGGATGTCTGA